The Maridesulfovibrio ferrireducens genome has a segment encoding these proteins:
- a CDS encoding MoaD/ThiS family protein — protein MNITLLCYATFAEKSPECADKFPILSGETVSDVLQRVGIPLAEVKIVFVNGISSGLDVQLSEGDRVGVFPAVGGG, from the coding sequence ATGAATATTACGCTTCTTTGTTATGCAACCTTTGCTGAAAAAAGCCCTGAGTGTGCTGATAAGTTTCCCATCCTTTCGGGTGAAACTGTCAGTGATGTTCTTCAGAGAGTGGGTATTCCTTTAGCAGAAGTTAAGATAGTTTTTGTAAACGGAATCTCATCAGGTCTGGATGTTCAGCTCTCAGAAGGAGATAGGGTCGGGGTGTTTCCTGCTGTCGGGGGTGGTTGA